One part of the Acidobacteriota bacterium genome encodes these proteins:
- a CDS encoding DUF2029 domain-containing protein: protein MTGAPRAARDLQSNPARILLIVVLVHTAGVFAYSTLWRGFFAPDFDVNDFKAYAAGATALASGRPDMLYPDPSTLNLGVLPDQPWVKFAMDRGIPHPSAYIYPPFLAVVLRPLAALPYHRANQIWFLGNAALFAASVGLLVTWRRGAVAPELAAAIAFASMNFYPTFRALQCGQVGMILLFLTAAALWSLERGRDGLAGTAVAVAAAIKLTPAILIAFFFLAGRRRAGMAALVGGAVCAGVSVAGAGFGNQVVFLRDFLPALSRGAATFANQSLTGFLARLATGATMNAYEFLEGPAWLSAVSRALSAGVLLASLGLGARTARKGRAAEGMSLVVLGSLLASPISWEHHFVAALVPIAVLLSLAIGSAETPGWRAGALLAGYALIAVNGYDLIRRFFPYRLGRLAISQAFLGGAALWVLLAVGRWSDPRASLAIDSSLPAESPAMGGAS, encoded by the coding sequence TTGACCGGCGCGCCCCGCGCGGCGCGGGATCTTCAATCGAACCCGGCGCGGATTCTGCTGATCGTCGTCCTCGTCCACACCGCCGGGGTCTTCGCCTACTCGACGCTGTGGCGCGGCTTCTTCGCCCCCGACTTCGACGTCAACGATTTCAAGGCCTATGCCGCCGGCGCGACCGCCCTCGCGTCGGGGCGCCCCGACATGCTGTACCCCGATCCGTCGACGCTCAATCTCGGCGTCCTCCCCGATCAGCCGTGGGTGAAGTTCGCCATGGATCGCGGCATCCCTCACCCGAGCGCGTACATCTACCCCCCCTTCCTCGCCGTGGTGCTCAGGCCCCTGGCGGCGCTCCCGTACCACCGCGCCAACCAGATTTGGTTTCTCGGCAACGCGGCACTCTTCGCGGCGTCGGTGGGCCTCCTCGTCACCTGGCGGCGCGGCGCCGTGGCCCCCGAGCTCGCGGCGGCGATCGCCTTCGCCTCGATGAACTTCTACCCGACCTTCCGCGCCTTGCAGTGCGGCCAGGTGGGGATGATCCTTCTCTTCCTGACGGCGGCCGCGCTCTGGTCGCTGGAGCGCGGCCGCGACGGCCTCGCGGGGACCGCGGTCGCGGTGGCGGCGGCGATCAAGCTGACCCCCGCGATCCTGATCGCGTTCTTCTTCCTCGCGGGCCGGCGGCGGGCGGGGATGGCCGCGCTCGTCGGGGGCGCGGTGTGCGCAGGCGTCTCCGTCGCCGGGGCGGGCTTCGGCAATCAAGTCGTCTTCCTGCGCGACTTCCTCCCCGCGCTCTCGCGCGGCGCCGCGACGTTCGCCAACCAGAGCCTGACCGGGTTCCTGGCGCGCCTCGCGACCGGCGCCACGATGAACGCCTACGAGTTCCTCGAGGGGCCGGCATGGCTGAGCGCGGTGAGCCGCGCGCTCTCGGCCGGAGTGCTCCTCGCGTCGCTGGGCCTGGGCGCGCGCACCGCGCGGAAGGGGAGGGCGGCCGAGGGGATGTCGCTCGTCGTCCTGGGTTCCCTCCTCGCGTCGCCCATCTCGTGGGAGCACCACTTCGTCGCTGCCCTCGTGCCGATCGCCGTCCTCCTGAGCCTCGCGATCGGCTCCGCCGAGACGCCCGGGTGGCGGGCCGGCGCTCTCCTCGCGGGGTACGCGCTGATCGCCGTGAATGGGTACGATCTGATCCGCCGCTTCTTCCCGTACCGGCTCGGACGGCTGGCGATCTCGCAGGCCTTCCTCGGGGGGGCGGCGCTCTGGGTGCTGCTGGCGGTCGGGCGCTGGAGCGATCCTCGCGCCTCCCTCGCGATCGACTCATCCCTGCCGGCGGAATCGCCGGCGATGGGCGGCGCGTCGTGA
- a CDS encoding sulfatase encodes MGLFAGSLLLAVLACVVAGAAEASARILLDPRLYDSRLDAASLVLWGTASGAGWGLCFGAAGAALLSGRAGVLAAACWPVEALAISALSSWLLRSTASPVWAARGALLAGMAGATLVTFAASRVDTGRRRGAAVSRWVGPGLAAAAVVALAPAAWILARASFREPAPAAGAPNILLVSIDTLRADAVGAFRRGRPHLPELDRAVTPRIDAEAARGVAFTEASTPLPKTPEALASLMTGLYPGRHGLKNLFSTLPASHATIASSLRARGWATRGVVANMLVGRWSGLGRGFDEFWTKNGLRGQVSDLSTVSLLSGAFPYYARRELSRFETLKYGRETGAETTDRAIRMLGSLGDRPWFLWVHYLDPHWPYWPPEPWRSRADTAPGEPFTLYDDVGSNRIPVAELMYRNTLPAATVSRAISLYAGEVSYTDFEVGRLLDAFAAVKGSENTLVVITADHGEALGEHGYYFSHGAQVYEPSIRIPMIVVPPSGGAGRTVATPVSLVDLLPTVLETAGVPVPASIDGRSLASYLRGGVTGEAPPAESDPVYSESDLAYHRDNPFTTIPGEAGKVRVIRQGDLKLIRYARDVAAARRIDPALGSGNAGLKNPLGLPEMTQVGASSPDVWEMFDLASDPLESRNLYDASSPRGARLRIALESRAIASGPGEAVPADDQRELLKGLESLGYIDRGGDGH; translated from the coding sequence ATGGGACTCTTCGCCGGCTCGCTCCTCCTCGCAGTCCTCGCGTGCGTCGTCGCCGGCGCCGCGGAAGCCTCCGCTCGAATCCTCCTGGATCCCCGGCTCTACGACTCCCGGCTCGACGCGGCCTCGCTCGTTCTCTGGGGGACGGCGTCGGGGGCGGGGTGGGGCCTCTGCTTCGGCGCCGCGGGCGCCGCGCTCCTGTCGGGGCGCGCCGGAGTTCTCGCGGCCGCGTGCTGGCCCGTCGAGGCGCTGGCGATCTCGGCCCTCTCGTCATGGCTCCTCCGATCGACGGCCTCCCCCGTCTGGGCGGCGAGGGGGGCGCTTCTCGCCGGGATGGCGGGCGCGACCCTCGTGACGTTCGCCGCCTCCCGGGTCGACACCGGGCGGCGGCGCGGCGCGGCCGTGTCCCGGTGGGTCGGGCCGGGTCTGGCGGCGGCCGCGGTCGTGGCGCTCGCCCCGGCCGCCTGGATCCTCGCCCGCGCATCGTTTCGCGAACCCGCCCCCGCCGCGGGGGCGCCGAACATCCTGCTCGTCAGCATCGACACGCTGCGCGCGGACGCGGTGGGGGCGTTCCGCCGCGGGCGGCCTCACCTCCCGGAGCTGGATCGCGCCGTGACCCCGCGGATCGACGCAGAGGCTGCGCGGGGCGTCGCCTTCACCGAGGCCTCGACGCCGCTTCCGAAGACCCCCGAGGCGCTCGCGTCGCTGATGACGGGCCTCTACCCCGGACGTCACGGCCTCAAGAATCTCTTCTCGACCCTTCCCGCGTCGCACGCCACGATCGCCTCGTCCCTGAGGGCGCGCGGGTGGGCGACGCGCGGCGTGGTCGCGAACATGCTCGTCGGCAGATGGAGCGGCCTCGGCAGGGGGTTCGACGAGTTCTGGACGAAGAACGGCCTGCGGGGGCAGGTCTCTGATCTCTCGACGGTGTCGCTCCTGTCGGGGGCTTTTCCGTACTACGCGCGCCGCGAGCTGAGCCGCTTCGAGACGCTGAAGTACGGGCGCGAGACGGGGGCCGAGACGACCGATCGCGCCATCCGAATGCTCGGGTCGCTCGGCGACCGCCCCTGGTTCCTCTGGGTCCACTACCTGGACCCGCACTGGCCGTACTGGCCTCCGGAGCCCTGGCGCTCGCGCGCCGACACGGCGCCGGGCGAGCCGTTCACTCTCTACGACGACGTCGGCTCGAACCGGATTCCCGTCGCCGAGCTCATGTACCGGAACACGCTTCCCGCCGCGACGGTGTCGCGCGCGATATCCCTCTACGCCGGCGAGGTGAGCTACACCGACTTCGAGGTGGGGAGGCTCCTCGACGCCTTCGCCGCCGTGAAGGGCTCGGAGAACACGCTCGTCGTCATCACCGCCGATCACGGCGAGGCGCTCGGGGAGCACGGCTACTATTTCTCGCACGGCGCGCAGGTCTACGAGCCGAGCATCCGGATCCCGATGATCGTCGTCCCCCCGTCGGGGGGCGCCGGCCGGACCGTCGCGACGCCCGTCAGCCTCGTGGATCTCCTCCCGACGGTCCTCGAGACCGCCGGGGTTCCGGTCCCCGCGTCGATCGACGGGCGCAGCCTCGCGTCGTACCTTCGGGGCGGCGTCACCGGCGAGGCGCCGCCGGCGGAGAGCGATCCCGTGTACTCCGAGTCGGACCTCGCGTACCACCGCGACAATCCCTTCACGACGATTCCCGGCGAGGCGGGAAAGGTCCGCGTCATCCGGCAGGGAGATCTCAAGCTCATCCGGTACGCGCGCGACGTCGCCGCCGCGAGGCGCATCGATCCCGCGCTGGGATCGGGGAACGCCGGGCTCAAGAATCCCCTCGGCCTCCCGGAGATGACGCAGGTGGGGGCCTCGTCCCCGGACGTTTGGGAGATGTTCGATCTGGCGAGCGATCCGCTCGAGAGCCGCAATCTCTACGACGCGTCGAGCCCCAGGGGGGCGAGGCTGAGGATCGCGCTCGAATCGCGCGCCATCGCGTCGGGACCGGGCGAGGCGGTGCCGGCGGACGACCAGCGCGAGCTCCTCAAGGGCCTCGAGTCGCTCGGGTACATCGATCGCGGCGGGGACGGGCATTGA
- a CDS encoding cobalamin B12-binding domain-containing protein, which yields MSLFQGPRKIQRVLFVYPPLTTHTDYATESKGTHPPIGISYIAALLEREGYEAGIIDAVVEGYYHEEPIGDNIIRYGLSFDEITRRVAEFKPDLVGVSNLFSSSAEDSIRVCTAIKAAGRDIVTMIGGPHPSAIPEHPLASPDVDFAMLGEGEIPTMSLVHALEKGDETLLEGVAFIKDGKMVRAERKKYVEDLDSLPFPARHLLPMDKYLAISNAYLTTRRTPFTPMITSRGCPAKCTFCPVHAAWGKQWRARSPENVIAEIDELVNKYGIREIHFDDDNITLDKARAMKLFQMMIDRKYDLIWTAPSGIALWALDDELIEKMAESGCYKLFMAIESGDEYVLKHIIRKPLKLKNVLPLAKKIRQMGIEMEAFFVVGMPGETREQLRQTFRFARELDADNTLYFYANPIPGSPLYDESLKHQYLSKEFDYTKLRVSTANLNTPQMSAQELERAVARENLRMRMTYMVKHPVRAAERYSAYIRKDPRVVYKSVTGYITKSLGFAS from the coding sequence ATGTCGTTATTCCAGGGCCCGCGCAAGATCCAGCGAGTCCTTTTCGTCTATCCGCCGCTCACGACGCACACCGATTACGCCACCGAGTCGAAGGGAACCCATCCGCCGATCGGCATCTCGTACATCGCCGCGCTCCTCGAGCGCGAAGGGTACGAGGCGGGCATCATCGACGCCGTCGTCGAGGGTTACTACCACGAGGAGCCGATCGGCGACAACATCATCCGATACGGCCTGTCGTTCGACGAGATCACGCGGCGCGTCGCCGAGTTCAAGCCGGATCTGGTCGGCGTCTCGAACCTGTTCTCCTCGTCGGCCGAGGACTCCATCCGCGTCTGCACCGCCATCAAGGCGGCCGGCCGCGACATCGTCACCATGATCGGCGGCCCGCACCCGTCGGCGATCCCCGAGCACCCGCTCGCGAGCCCCGACGTCGATTTCGCGATGCTCGGCGAGGGGGAGATCCCCACGATGTCGCTCGTCCACGCGCTCGAGAAGGGGGACGAGACCCTTCTCGAGGGGGTCGCGTTCATCAAGGACGGGAAGATGGTCCGCGCGGAGAGGAAGAAGTACGTCGAGGACCTCGACTCGCTCCCGTTCCCGGCCCGTCACCTCCTGCCGATGGACAAGTACCTCGCCATCAGCAACGCGTACCTCACCACGCGGCGCACGCCGTTCACCCCGATGATCACCTCGCGGGGCTGCCCGGCGAAGTGCACTTTCTGCCCGGTGCACGCGGCCTGGGGGAAGCAGTGGCGCGCCCGTTCGCCCGAGAACGTCATCGCCGAGATCGACGAGCTGGTCAACAAGTACGGCATCCGCGAGATCCACTTCGACGACGACAACATCACGCTCGACAAGGCGCGCGCGATGAAGCTCTTCCAGATGATGATCGACCGCAAGTACGACCTCATCTGGACCGCCCCCTCGGGGATCGCCCTCTGGGCCCTCGACGACGAGCTCATCGAGAAGATGGCCGAGTCGGGATGCTACAAGCTCTTCATGGCGATCGAGTCGGGTGACGAGTACGTCCTGAAGCACATCATCCGGAAGCCGCTCAAGCTCAAGAACGTGCTCCCGCTTGCGAAGAAGATCCGCCAGATGGGGATCGAGATGGAGGCCTTCTTCGTGGTCGGCATGCCCGGCGAGACGAGGGAGCAGCTCCGGCAGACGTTCCGCTTCGCGCGCGAGCTCGACGCGGACAACACGCTGTACTTCTACGCGAACCCGATCCCGGGCTCGCCGCTGTACGACGAGTCGCTCAAGCACCAGTACCTCTCGAAGGAGTTCGACTACACGAAGCTCCGCGTCTCGACGGCGAACCTCAACACGCCGCAGATGTCCGCGCAGGAGCTCGAGCGGGCCGTCGCGCGCGAGAACCTCCGGATGCGGATGACCTACATGGTCAAGCACCCGGTGCGTGCGGCCGAGCGCTACTCGGCCTACATCCGCAAGGACCCGCGCGTCGTCTACAAGAGCGTCACCGGGTACATCACGAAGTCGCTCGGCTTCGCCTCCTAG
- a CDS encoding NAD(P)-dependent oxidoreductase, with protein MRVLVTGGTGFVGSRLVETLLARGHQINLLVNRTQPAIPEGPSVKYHRCDLTDPVNFRSAGFKSDAAVNVAGQLRVPGVPDEHYWKVHYEATKHVLEECTRFKLKRLVQVSTTGVYGATGRTPVGEDGPIAPSDIYEKTKWEGERYAREYCSDGRLELVVARPGLVYGPGDRHLLGLYKAIKWGVFRVIGDGENLVHPIFIDDLTEGLVACLEHPAAAGSAFNLVNPSPVSFRSFCEEIARALGKKLPSASLPRNLARGVGAGFEAIRAVTRMEVPLTRERVEFMTSDRAYDASRAERLLGFRARTPLADGIRATVAAYAEKGWL; from the coding sequence GTGAGGGTCCTCGTCACGGGCGGCACCGGGTTCGTCGGGAGCCGGCTCGTCGAAACGCTTCTCGCGCGAGGCCACCAGATCAACCTTCTCGTCAACCGGACCCAGCCGGCGATCCCGGAGGGGCCGTCGGTGAAGTACCACCGGTGCGATCTCACCGACCCGGTGAACTTCCGGAGCGCGGGGTTCAAGTCCGACGCCGCGGTCAACGTGGCGGGGCAGCTCCGGGTCCCCGGGGTTCCGGACGAGCACTACTGGAAGGTCCACTACGAGGCGACGAAGCACGTCCTCGAGGAGTGCACCCGCTTCAAGCTGAAGCGCCTCGTCCAGGTCTCGACCACGGGGGTGTACGGCGCGACCGGCCGCACTCCGGTCGGGGAGGACGGGCCCATCGCCCCGTCGGACATCTACGAGAAGACGAAGTGGGAGGGGGAGCGGTACGCGCGCGAGTACTGCTCGGACGGCAGGCTCGAGCTCGTCGTCGCGCGCCCCGGGCTCGTGTACGGCCCCGGAGACAGGCACCTCCTCGGCCTCTACAAGGCCATCAAGTGGGGCGTCTTCCGCGTCATCGGCGACGGGGAGAATCTCGTGCATCCGATCTTCATCGACGATCTGACCGAGGGGCTCGTCGCCTGCCTGGAGCATCCCGCCGCGGCGGGCTCGGCCTTCAACCTCGTCAACCCGTCCCCGGTGTCGTTCCGGTCGTTCTGCGAGGAGATCGCCCGCGCCCTCGGGAAGAAGCTCCCTTCGGCGAGCCTCCCCAGGAATCTGGCGCGGGGAGTGGGGGCGGGCTTCGAGGCGATCCGCGCGGTGACGCGCATGGAGGTCCCTCTCACGCGCGAGCGCGTGGAATTCATGACCTCCGACCGCGCGTACGACGCGTCCCGGGCGGAGCGGCTCCTGGGCTTCCGCGCGCGCACGCCCCTGGCCGACGGGATCAGGGCGACGGTCGCGGCGTACGCGGAAAAGGGGTGGCTTTGA
- a CDS encoding DUF362 domain-containing protein, with product MSVYFAEAGRYDVGEIEQSLETALAVLGGPIQSKKSAFLKPNIVRPGVPDTAMITHPAVIEALVHVLRRHGVTEIAVGEASSVGVNVEESFRVSGYAALCKRLGVPLLNLNDVERREVRWMYGRLRLPKVALDADLYINCAKMKTHFHTIVTLGVKNQKGLLLPEDKQFDHLEVRLHPALAEYARLARPHLTLVDGIVGMDGDGPTKGNPKPCGVLALGTDIYETDFACARFMGVDPMQVRHLAYAVERGHFGGHPNILGTAFEARKTVFELPKNEPKRIANFYGWKNHRACAECEHAVEHAFQLGMRNPKYWFTFLPKMARLMLFDRVDLIRGRDAVVPAGHGKLLLVGDCTERLASEYGVPNVKGCVPRPEDVIRRVMEM from the coding sequence ATGAGCGTCTACTTCGCGGAAGCAGGCCGCTACGACGTCGGCGAGATCGAGCAATCGCTCGAGACGGCGCTGGCGGTGCTCGGCGGGCCGATACAATCGAAGAAGAGCGCCTTCCTCAAGCCCAACATCGTGCGTCCCGGCGTGCCGGACACGGCGATGATCACGCACCCGGCCGTGATCGAGGCGCTGGTCCATGTTCTCCGCCGTCACGGCGTCACGGAGATCGCCGTCGGCGAGGCCTCGTCGGTCGGCGTCAACGTCGAGGAATCGTTCCGCGTGTCCGGGTACGCCGCGCTGTGCAAGCGCCTCGGCGTGCCGCTCCTCAACCTCAACGACGTCGAGCGCCGCGAGGTCCGGTGGATGTACGGGCGGCTCCGGCTCCCCAAGGTCGCGCTCGACGCAGACCTCTACATCAACTGCGCGAAGATGAAGACCCACTTCCACACGATCGTCACGCTGGGCGTCAAGAATCAGAAGGGTCTCCTCCTTCCGGAGGACAAGCAGTTCGACCATCTCGAGGTGAGGCTCCACCCGGCGCTCGCCGAGTACGCCCGCCTCGCGCGCCCACACCTCACGCTCGTCGACGGCATCGTCGGCATGGACGGGGACGGCCCGACGAAGGGGAACCCGAAGCCGTGCGGCGTCCTCGCGCTCGGGACCGACATCTACGAGACCGATTTCGCGTGCGCCCGGTTCATGGGGGTCGACCCGATGCAGGTCCGCCACCTCGCCTACGCGGTCGAGCGCGGGCACTTCGGCGGCCACCCCAACATCCTCGGGACGGCGTTCGAGGCGCGCAAGACGGTCTTCGAGCTCCCGAAGAACGAGCCCAAGCGCATCGCCAATTTCTACGGTTGGAAGAACCACCGAGCGTGCGCCGAGTGCGAGCACGCGGTCGAGCACGCCTTCCAGCTCGGGATGAGGAACCCGAAGTACTGGTTCACCTTCCTCCCGAAGATGGCGCGGCTGATGCTCTTCGATCGGGTGGATCTCATCCGGGGCCGCGACGCCGTGGTCCCCGCCGGGCACGGGAAGCTCCTGCTCGTCGGCGACTGCACCGAGCGTCTCGCGTCGGAGTACGGCGTCCCCAACGTGAAGGGATGCGTCCCGCGCCCCGAGGATGTGATCCGCCGCGTGATGGAGATGTGA
- a CDS encoding metallophosphoesterase → MRAARLAGAAGLLVCAAALAAVADAALIEPRRLTTTSVDLPDGPLARALGGERIVHLSDLHLRGYDAREDRLLAAIDTEKPAIVVMTGDYADTAEGVRALERLVGGIHARLGVFAVPGNNDYFRGRQDAIFAALDRAGATVLRNRAAVVTGRGGRFAIAGTDDPFFGRDDVAATLASIPPGIPAMLLAHSPAVVERRSEAMLFNAGDASGPWGAGWFWLDGSHLRAPIPSISFASSGRHTLRLQRREDGAGVGEIRLIPEAAPELAGFPAPDHCAPPRAAGEIHVDACAAATATRGSWSRVRDDAGCRVADGPDRGALAAFAGVAPDDFADVAFDAPAGVAYRVWIRIYSPGSTGRSDSAYVQFGDAIDATGRARFRAGEAVPLANRPPVELILAGHTHGGQVRLPWIGSLERSIGGGPFVMGRYDIGGTMLYISRGLGTSYLPIRFDCPPEIVVLSSPGRRGNGENPS, encoded by the coding sequence AGGGCTCCTCGTGTGCGCCGCGGCGCTCGCCGCCGTTGCGGATGCCGCGCTCATCGAGCCGCGGCGGCTGACCACCACGTCCGTAGATCTTCCCGACGGCCCTCTCGCCCGCGCCCTCGGCGGAGAGCGCATCGTCCACCTCTCCGACCTCCACCTGCGCGGGTACGACGCGCGTGAGGATCGCCTCCTCGCCGCCATCGACACCGAGAAGCCTGCGATCGTGGTGATGACCGGCGACTACGCCGACACCGCCGAGGGGGTTCGCGCTCTCGAGCGGCTCGTGGGTGGAATCCACGCGCGGCTCGGAGTCTTCGCCGTGCCCGGCAACAACGACTACTTCAGGGGGCGCCAGGACGCGATCTTCGCCGCCCTCGATCGCGCGGGGGCCACTGTGCTCCGAAACCGCGCGGCCGTCGTCACCGGGCGCGGCGGCCGCTTCGCGATCGCGGGGACGGACGATCCCTTCTTCGGCCGCGACGACGTCGCGGCCACGCTCGCCTCGATCCCGCCGGGAATCCCCGCGATGCTCCTCGCGCACAGCCCGGCCGTCGTCGAGAGACGATCCGAGGCGATGCTCTTCAACGCGGGAGACGCGTCGGGCCCGTGGGGCGCGGGATGGTTCTGGCTCGACGGGTCTCATCTGCGCGCGCCCATCCCTTCGATTTCCTTCGCATCTTCAGGCCGCCACACGCTCCGCCTCCAGCGGCGAGAGGACGGCGCCGGGGTCGGGGAGATCCGCCTGATCCCGGAGGCGGCCCCGGAGCTCGCCGGCTTCCCGGCGCCCGATCACTGCGCGCCGCCGCGCGCCGCGGGGGAGATCCACGTCGACGCGTGCGCCGCGGCCACGGCGACGCGCGGGTCGTGGAGCCGGGTGCGCGACGACGCGGGGTGCCGCGTCGCCGACGGTCCCGATCGCGGCGCGCTCGCCGCGTTCGCCGGGGTCGCGCCCGACGATTTCGCGGACGTCGCGTTCGACGCCCCCGCCGGCGTCGCCTACCGCGTGTGGATCCGGATCTACAGCCCGGGCTCGACGGGTCGGAGCGACTCGGCCTACGTTCAGTTCGGCGACGCGATCGACGCGACCGGGCGCGCCAGGTTCCGCGCGGGAGAGGCCGTCCCTCTCGCCAACCGTCCCCCCGTCGAGCTGATCCTCGCCGGACACACCCACGGCGGACAGGTGCGGCTCCCATGGATCGGCTCGCTGGAGCGGAGCATCGGAGGCGGCCCGTTCGTGATGGGCCGGTACGACATCGGCGGCACGATGCTCTACATTAGCCGCGGGCTGGGGACATCCTACCTGCCCATCCGGTTCGACTGTCCCCCGGAAATCGTCGTGCTGTCCTCGCCGGGACGGCGCGGGAACGGAGAGAACCCCTCATGA